A single Pan paniscus chromosome 21, NHGRI_mPanPan1-v2.0_pri, whole genome shotgun sequence DNA region contains:
- the NCOA5 gene encoding nuclear receptor coactivator 5 isoform X1, whose protein sequence is MNTAPSRPSPTRRDPYGFGDSRDSRRDRSPIRGSPRREPRDGRNGRDARDSRDIRDPRDLRDHRHSRDLRDHRDSRSVRDVRDVRDLRDFRDLRDSRDFRDQRDPMYDRYRDMRDSRDPMYRREGSYDRYLRMDDYCRRKDDSYFDRYRDSFDGRGPPGPESQSRAKERLKREERRREELYRQYFEEIQRRFDAERPVDCSVIVVNKQTKDYAESVGRKVRDLGMVVDLIFLNTEVSLSQALEDVSRGGSPFAIVITQQHQIHRSCTVNIMFGTPQEHRNMPQADAMVLVARNYERYKNECREKEREEIARQAAKMADEAILQERERGGPEEGVRGGHPPAIQSLINLLADNRYLTAEETDKIINYLRERKERLMRSSTDSLPGPISRQPLGATSGASLKTQPSSQPLQSGQVLPSATPTPSAPPTSQQELQAKILSLFNSGTVTANSSSASPSVAAGNTPNQNFSTAANSQPQQRSQASGNQPPSILGQGGSAQNMGPRPGAPSQGLFGQPSSRLAPASNMTSQRPVSSTGINFDNPSVQKALDTLIQSGPALSHLVSQTTAQMGQPQAPMGSYQRHY, encoded by the exons ATGAATACGGCTCCATCAAGACCCAGCCCCACACGAAG GGATCCATATGGCTTTGGAGACAGTCGAGATTCAAGGCGTGATCGATCCCCAATTCGAGGAAGTCCAAGGAGAGAGCCCAGGGATGGCAGAAATGGCCGGGATGCCCGGGACAGCAGAGACATTCGAGACCCCCGAGACTTGCGGGACCACAGACATAGTAGAGATTTGCGGGATCACAGAGACAGCAGGAGTGTGCGGGACGTTCGGGACGTGAGGGATCTTAGAGACTTTCGTGATCTAAGAGACTCTAGGGATTTTCGAGATCAGCGAGACCCCATGTACGACAGATACAGAGACATGAGAGACTCCCGAGATCCTATGTACAG GAGAGAAGGCTCTTATGACCGATACCTACGAATGGATGACTATTGCAGGAGAAAGGATGACTCTTATTTTGACcgttacagagatagctttgatGGACGGGGCCCTCCAGGCCCAGAAAGTCAGTCTCGTGCAAAAG AGCGTTTGAAACGTGAGGAACGGCGTAGAGAAGAGCTTTATCGTCAATATTTTGAGGAAATCCAGAGACGCTTTGATGCCGAAAGGCCCGTTGATTGTTCTGTGATTGTGGTCAACAAACAGACAAA agacTATGCTGAGTCTGTGGGGCGGAAGGTGCGAGacctgggcatggtagtggaCTTGATCTTCCTTAACACAGAAGTGTCACTGTCACAAGCCTTGGAGGATGTTAGCAGGGGAGGTTCTCCTTTTGCCATTGTCATCACCCAGCAACACCAGATTCACCGCTCCTGCACAGTCAACATCATGTTTGGAACCCCGCAAG AGCATCGCAACATGCCCCAAGCAGATGCCATGGTGCTGGTGGCCAGAAATTATGAGCGTTACAAGAATGAGTGCCGGGAGAAGGAACGTGAGGAGATTGCCAGAcaggcagccaagatggccgatgAAGCCATcctgcaggaaagagagagaggaggcccTGAGGAGGGAGTGCGTGGGGGCCACCCTCCAGCCATCCAGAGCCTCATCAACCTGCTGGCAGACAACAGGTACCTCACTGCTGAAGAGACTGACAAGATCATCAACTACCTGCGAGAGCGGAAGGAGCGGCTGATGAGGAGCAGCACCGACTCTCTGCCTG GCCCGATTTCCCGCCAACCACTCGGGGCGACCTCGGGTGCCTCGCTGAAGACACAGCCAAGCTCCCAACCGCTCCAGAGCGGCCAAGTGCTCCCCTCTGCTACACCCACTCCATctgcaccccccacctcccagcaaGAGCTTCAGGCCAAAATCCTCAGCCTCTTCAATAGTGGCACAGTGACGGCCAATAGCAGCTCTGCATCCCCCTCGGTTGCTGCCGGAAACACCCCAAACCAGAATTTTTCCACAGCAGCAAACAGCCAGCCTCAACAAAGATCACAGGCCTCTGGCAATCAGCCTCCAAGCATTTTGGGACAGGGAGGATCTGCTCAGAACATGGGCCCCAGACCTGGGGCTCCTTCCCAAGGGCTTTTTGGCCAGCCTTCCAGTCGCCTGGCACCTGCTAGCAACATGACTAGCCAGAGGCCTGTGTCTTCCACAGGTATCAACTTTGACAATCCAAGTGTACAGAAGGCTCTGGATACCCTGATCCAGAGTGGCCCTGCTCTCTCCCACCTGGTTAGCCAGACCACAGCACAGATGGGGCAGCCACAGGCCCCCATGGGATCTTACCAGAGGCATTACTGA
- the NCOA5 gene encoding nuclear receptor coactivator 5 isoform X2, with the protein MYDRYRDMRDSRDPMYRREGSYDRYLRMDDYCRRKDDSYFDRYRDSFDGRGPPGPESQSRAKERLKREERRREELYRQYFEEIQRRFDAERPVDCSVIVVNKQTKDYAESVGRKVRDLGMVVDLIFLNTEVSLSQALEDVSRGGSPFAIVITQQHQIHRSCTVNIMFGTPQEHRNMPQADAMVLVARNYERYKNECREKEREEIARQAAKMADEAILQERERGGPEEGVRGGHPPAIQSLINLLADNRYLTAEETDKIINYLRERKERLMRSSTDSLPGPISRQPLGATSGASLKTQPSSQPLQSGQVLPSATPTPSAPPTSQQELQAKILSLFNSGTVTANSSSASPSVAAGNTPNQNFSTAANSQPQQRSQASGNQPPSILGQGGSAQNMGPRPGAPSQGLFGQPSSRLAPASNMTSQRPVSSTGINFDNPSVQKALDTLIQSGPALSHLVSQTTAQMGQPQAPMGSYQRHY; encoded by the exons ATGTACGACAGATACAGAGACATGAGAGACTCCCGAGATCCTATGTACAG GAGAGAAGGCTCTTATGACCGATACCTACGAATGGATGACTATTGCAGGAGAAAGGATGACTCTTATTTTGACcgttacagagatagctttgatGGACGGGGCCCTCCAGGCCCAGAAAGTCAGTCTCGTGCAAAAG AGCGTTTGAAACGTGAGGAACGGCGTAGAGAAGAGCTTTATCGTCAATATTTTGAGGAAATCCAGAGACGCTTTGATGCCGAAAGGCCCGTTGATTGTTCTGTGATTGTGGTCAACAAACAGACAAA agacTATGCTGAGTCTGTGGGGCGGAAGGTGCGAGacctgggcatggtagtggaCTTGATCTTCCTTAACACAGAAGTGTCACTGTCACAAGCCTTGGAGGATGTTAGCAGGGGAGGTTCTCCTTTTGCCATTGTCATCACCCAGCAACACCAGATTCACCGCTCCTGCACAGTCAACATCATGTTTGGAACCCCGCAAG AGCATCGCAACATGCCCCAAGCAGATGCCATGGTGCTGGTGGCCAGAAATTATGAGCGTTACAAGAATGAGTGCCGGGAGAAGGAACGTGAGGAGATTGCCAGAcaggcagccaagatggccgatgAAGCCATcctgcaggaaagagagagaggaggcccTGAGGAGGGAGTGCGTGGGGGCCACCCTCCAGCCATCCAGAGCCTCATCAACCTGCTGGCAGACAACAGGTACCTCACTGCTGAAGAGACTGACAAGATCATCAACTACCTGCGAGAGCGGAAGGAGCGGCTGATGAGGAGCAGCACCGACTCTCTGCCTG GCCCGATTTCCCGCCAACCACTCGGGGCGACCTCGGGTGCCTCGCTGAAGACACAGCCAAGCTCCCAACCGCTCCAGAGCGGCCAAGTGCTCCCCTCTGCTACACCCACTCCATctgcaccccccacctcccagcaaGAGCTTCAGGCCAAAATCCTCAGCCTCTTCAATAGTGGCACAGTGACGGCCAATAGCAGCTCTGCATCCCCCTCGGTTGCTGCCGGAAACACCCCAAACCAGAATTTTTCCACAGCAGCAAACAGCCAGCCTCAACAAAGATCACAGGCCTCTGGCAATCAGCCTCCAAGCATTTTGGGACAGGGAGGATCTGCTCAGAACATGGGCCCCAGACCTGGGGCTCCTTCCCAAGGGCTTTTTGGCCAGCCTTCCAGTCGCCTGGCACCTGCTAGCAACATGACTAGCCAGAGGCCTGTGTCTTCCACAGGTATCAACTTTGACAATCCAAGTGTACAGAAGGCTCTGGATACCCTGATCCAGAGTGGCCCTGCTCTCTCCCACCTGGTTAGCCAGACCACAGCACAGATGGGGCAGCCACAGGCCCCCATGGGATCTTACCAGAGGCATTACTGA
- the NCOA5 gene encoding nuclear receptor coactivator 5 isoform X3, which produces MNTAPSRPSPTRRDPYGFGDSRDSRRDRSPIRGSPRREPRDGRNGRDARDSRDIRDPRDLRDHRHSRDLRDHRDSRSVRDVRDVRDLRDFRDLRDSRDFRDQRDPMYDRYRDMRDSRDPMYRREGSYDRYLRMDDYCRRKDDSYFDRYRDSFDGRGPPGPESQSRAKERLKREERRREELYRQYFEEIQRRFDAERPVDCSVIVVNKQTKDYAESVGRKVRDLGMVVDLIFLNTEVSLSQALEDVSRGGSPFAIVITQQHQIHRSCTVNIMFGTPQEHRNMPQADAMVLVARNYERYKNECREKEREEIARQAAKMADEAILQERERGGPEEGVRGGHPPAIQSLINLLADNRYLTAEETDKIINYLRERKERLMRSSTDSLPGELRGRAEARFPANHSGRPRVPR; this is translated from the exons ATGAATACGGCTCCATCAAGACCCAGCCCCACACGAAG GGATCCATATGGCTTTGGAGACAGTCGAGATTCAAGGCGTGATCGATCCCCAATTCGAGGAAGTCCAAGGAGAGAGCCCAGGGATGGCAGAAATGGCCGGGATGCCCGGGACAGCAGAGACATTCGAGACCCCCGAGACTTGCGGGACCACAGACATAGTAGAGATTTGCGGGATCACAGAGACAGCAGGAGTGTGCGGGACGTTCGGGACGTGAGGGATCTTAGAGACTTTCGTGATCTAAGAGACTCTAGGGATTTTCGAGATCAGCGAGACCCCATGTACGACAGATACAGAGACATGAGAGACTCCCGAGATCCTATGTACAG GAGAGAAGGCTCTTATGACCGATACCTACGAATGGATGACTATTGCAGGAGAAAGGATGACTCTTATTTTGACcgttacagagatagctttgatGGACGGGGCCCTCCAGGCCCAGAAAGTCAGTCTCGTGCAAAAG AGCGTTTGAAACGTGAGGAACGGCGTAGAGAAGAGCTTTATCGTCAATATTTTGAGGAAATCCAGAGACGCTTTGATGCCGAAAGGCCCGTTGATTGTTCTGTGATTGTGGTCAACAAACAGACAAA agacTATGCTGAGTCTGTGGGGCGGAAGGTGCGAGacctgggcatggtagtggaCTTGATCTTCCTTAACACAGAAGTGTCACTGTCACAAGCCTTGGAGGATGTTAGCAGGGGAGGTTCTCCTTTTGCCATTGTCATCACCCAGCAACACCAGATTCACCGCTCCTGCACAGTCAACATCATGTTTGGAACCCCGCAAG AGCATCGCAACATGCCCCAAGCAGATGCCATGGTGCTGGTGGCCAGAAATTATGAGCGTTACAAGAATGAGTGCCGGGAGAAGGAACGTGAGGAGATTGCCAGAcaggcagccaagatggccgatgAAGCCATcctgcaggaaagagagagaggaggcccTGAGGAGGGAGTGCGTGGGGGCCACCCTCCAGCCATCCAGAGCCTCATCAACCTGCTGGCAGACAACAGGTACCTCACTGCTGAAGAGACTGACAAGATCATCAACTACCTGCGAGAGCGGAAGGAGCGGCTGATGAGGAGCAGCACCGACTCTCTGCCTGGTGAGCTACGTGGCAGGGCCGAG GCCCGATTTCCCGCCAACCACTCGGGGCGACCTCGGGTGCCTCGCTGA